A region of the Stieleria neptunia genome:
GCTGCCGCCATCAAGTCGCCTTCATAGGTCGTGTCAAGAAACATGTCGGCGCGAATCCTGCGGCCGTCCTCGGTGACCAGTTCTATGATGCGGGCGTCGTCTTTGCGCACCGATTTCAAACGTGCTTCGCGGAGCACGACGACACCGGCTTCGGTCACCATCTGGTCAAAAATCCGCTCGGCGACATGGGGTTCGATCGAATACGCCCCGCCGGTTGCCGGACCGCCGTTTCCCTTGAAAGCCTGGCCCCAGTTCAATTCCTTGCCATACGTCGCCACCAGCCGCGTGAAGTACTCGCGGGTCAGTCCGCCGACGCTGCGGGGGTCACCGATATCGACGGCACTCAACCCGCCAGACGTCATCCCGCCGAGGTGTCGCCCGGGTTCCACCAGCACGGTGCGTTTTCCCATCCGCGCCGCCTGAACCGCGGCGACGACGCCGCCCGATGTGCCTCCGTAAACGCAGACCTCGGCCTCGATCGCATGGGCAATCGATGAAAAGGCAAGCAGGATTGCAATGCAGATTGAGGTCGTTGATGGATGGATCATTGGCATGTGATTGACTTGGCTTCGGCTCATCACGGTCTCGCTGCGATCATCCGTTTCGACGTGTGCGGATGCGTTCCAGTGTCACCTTCATCGACCGCACCGTTTCGGATTCGTTGAGCCACTGGTTTTTCTGCTCACCGGGATCCGCGTCCAGATCGTACAGTTGGCCGGGGACGTTGTCGCTGAAGTTTCGGGCGTGCTTGGGACGGGTAAATCCGCCGCTGCCGCGCCCCTCGATCAGTTTCCAGTTCCCCTGCCTGAGCGCAAAAATCCCCGAGACCGAATGATGAACCGCGAACGGGCGAGTGGGTTTCTGATTACCTTCCAGCACCGGAAGAAAGGAAAAACTGTCCATTCCGGACTCACCGCGGGGGTCGCTGTTGGTGATCTCGGACACGGTCGCAAAGATGTCGGTCAGTTCGACAAGTTCGTCGCTTACCTGTCCGGCTTTGACACGTGCCGGCCAGCGGACGATGAACGGAACCCGATGCCCGCCTTCGTAGATGTCGGCCTTGGTGCCGCGCCAATGGGCATTGCTCTGATGGGAGAAGTCTTTCACGTATTGACCACGAGGCGTGATCGGTGCTTTCCCACCATCGTCGTCGGCTCGGAAATCCCACCAATGCCAGAGGCCGCCGTTGTCGCTGGTGAATACAACCAATGTATTGTCTGTCATACCGGCGGTATCGAGCGCATCGAGGACGCGGCCGACGACCTGATCGGTTTGCCAAACAAAATCACCATAGTCACCGGCGTGACTTTTGCCTTTCGCGCTGTTCGAGGGTGCGATGGGCAGGTGGGGTGAATTGAGTGGCATGTAGAGAAACAGCGGTTGATCGCGACTGGCATGCGACTGAATCACGTTCACGGCCTCGTCACCCAAGCGGGGCAGCACACCATGAATGTCAAACCCCGGTGATTTCACGCCGGAAACGCCGTTGAGAAAGATTGTGCCGTCGAGTTCTTGGTGTCTTTCGGTGGGCAAGGTTTCGACGCGGCGATCCCGGATGTAGACATAGGGCGCCATGTCCAGCGAAGCGGAGATGCCGAAAAAGGAATCGAACCCCACATCCATCGGACCGCCGGTAACGTCACGCCGAAAATCGATTCCGTCTCCGGGACGAAAGCGAACGCCGACCCCACGCCGCTCAACCGGGTTGCCGTCTTTGTCGTGCCACTGCATCCCCAAGTGCCACTTGCCGATACAAGCGGTCCGATAGCCGCGACGCTTGAGCATCGAGGCCAGGGTGTCTTCGCCGGACTGAATCAAGGGCGGAGCAAAACCGTCGAGCACGCCTTTTTTCAGCGACGTCCGCCAACAGTAGCGTCCCGTCAGCAGCGTGTAGCGTGT
Encoded here:
- a CDS encoding sulfatase family protein, giving the protein MSELSFPITCSAAMLLAVARLALVPAICTAQVQATQAKATQAQTGRPHVVVLLADDMGWGDPQCYQGDSKIPTPNLDRLAAAGIRFRDAHTPSSVCTPTRYTLLTGRYCWRTSLKKGVLDGFAPPLIQSGEDTLASMLKRRGYRTACIGKWHLGMQWHDKDGNPVERRGVGVRFRPGDGIDFRRDVTGGPMDVGFDSFFGISASLDMAPYVYIRDRRVETLPTERHQELDGTIFLNGVSGVKSPGFDIHGVLPRLGDEAVNVIQSHASRDQPLFLYMPLNSPHLPIAPSNSAKGKSHAGDYGDFVWQTDQVVGRVLDALDTAGMTDNTLVVFTSDNGGLWHWWDFRADDDGGKAPITPRGQYVKDFSHQSNAHWRGTKADIYEGGHRVPFIVRWPARVKAGQVSDELVELTDIFATVSEITNSDPRGESGMDSFSFLPVLEGNQKPTRPFAVHHSVSGIFALRQGNWKLIEGRGSGGFTRPKHARNFSDNVPGQLYDLDADPGEQKNQWLNESETVRSMKVTLERIRTRRNG